The Elgaria multicarinata webbii isolate HBS135686 ecotype San Diego chromosome 1, rElgMul1.1.pri, whole genome shotgun sequence genome has a window encoding:
- the WFDC3 gene encoding WAP four-disulfide core domain protein 3, producing the protein MKSSSSRSCHLLLLSLLGLLTICAQLLGTSGQNATVAAGKTGTCPDTEVATAHGNCTEECQSDAGCEGSQKCCRTGCGTSCRTPNDKPGSCPGNMNGISMLGFCGDNKCASDAECEGTKKCCQNGCGRKDCTTPD; encoded by the exons ATGAagtccagcagcagcaggagctgccacctcctcctcctctccctcctggggcTGCTCACCATCTGTGCTCAGCTGCTGGGCACGTCTGGACAGAACGCGACAG TTGCTGCAGGAAAAACGGGCACGTGCCCTGACACAGAGGTGGCGACAGCCCACGGGAACTGCACAGAAGAATGCCAGTCCGATGCCGGCTGCGAGGGGAGCCAGAAGTGCTGCCGGACAGGCTGCGGGACGTCTTGCCGAACCCCGAACG ATAAGCCCGGTTCTTGCCCGGGAAACATGAATGGAATCTCCATGCTGGGCTTTTGCGGTGACAACAAATGCGCGAGTGATGCAGAGTGCGAAGGAACCAAGAAATGCTGCCAAAATGGCTGTGGCAGAAAGGACTGTACCACTCCAGACTGA